A single Myxocyprinus asiaticus isolate MX2 ecotype Aquarium Trade chromosome 50, UBuf_Myxa_2, whole genome shotgun sequence DNA region contains:
- the LOC127438675 gene encoding ephrin type-B receptor 3-like isoform X5 — protein sequence MTMDYFLVLCSFLLPLSSAVEETMMDTKWATTELAWTSHPETGWEEVSGYDDAMNPIRTYQVCNVRELNQNNWLRSDFIPRKDVLRVYVEMKFTVRDCNSIPNIPGSCKETFNLFYYESDSDSATATSPFWMENPYVKVDTIAPDESFSMLESGRVNTKIRSFGPLSKAGFYLAFQDLGACMSLISVRVFYKKCSTTIANFAVFPETATGAEATSLVIAPGTCVANALEVSVPLKLYCNGDGEWMVPVGSCTCMAGFEPALKETQCQACSPGTFKSKQGEGLCTPCPPNSRTSSGAASICSCRNGYYRADNDSPDSGCTTVPSAPHNVISSVNETSLLLEWNEPRDQGGRDDIFYNVICKKCLPERGTCTRCDDNVDISPRHLGLTERHVTVRNLQAHTQYSFEIQAVNGVSNKSPYAPHFASVNITTNQAAPSAVPTVHLMGASANTMSLSWLPPEKPNGIILDYEIKYHEKDQGEAIAHTMTAQRSSARIEGLKPGTSYVVQVRARTVAGYGRYSSPADFSTNHQADSDKSLQEQLPLIVGSLTAGLVFIIVVVVIAIVCLRKQRNGSESEYTEKLQQYKSPIVTPGMKVYIDPFTYEDPNEAVHEFAKEIDVSCVKIEEVIGAGNQQHKLLSNRGKTARHTQAIPLEDFTPSGEFGEVCRGRLKLPGRREIIVAIKTLKAGYTERQRRDFLSEASIMGQFDHPNIIRLEGVVTKSRPVMIVTEFMENGALDSFLRLNDGQFTVIQLVGMLRGIAAGMKYLSDMNYVHRDLAARNILVNSNLVCKVSDFGLSRFLEDDPTDPTYTSSLGGKIPIRWTAPEAIAYRKFTSASDVWSYGIVMWEVMSYGERPYWDMSNQDVINAVEQDYRLPPPMDCPTALHQLMLDCWVKERNLRPKFSQIVNTLDKLIRNAASLKVVTSTHSGDLLRIGVTLAGHQKKILSSIQDMRLQMNQTLPVQV from the exons AAACAATGATGGACACCAAATGGGCCACAACTGAACTTGCATGGACTTCACATCCTGAAACTGGG TGGGAGGAAGTTAGTGGATACGATGATGCCATGAATCCTATCCGAACGTATCAAGTCTGCAACGTTCGTGAGCTTAACCAGAACAACTGGCTTCGTAGTGACTTCATCCCTCGCAAGGACGTTCTCCGTGTGTATGTGGAGATGAAATTTACTGTACGGGATTGCAACAGCATTCCCAACATTCCAGGATCTTGTAAAGAGACTTTCAACCTTTTCTACTACGAATCGGACTCAGATTCAGCAACAGCCACGAGTCCATTTTGGATGGAGAACCCTTATGTCAAAGTTGACACCATTGCTCCAGATGAGAGCTTCTCAATGTTGGAGTCCGGTCGTGTCAACACCAAGATTCGCAGCTTTGGTCCACTTTCCAAGGCTGGCTTCTACCTGGCCTTCCAAGACTTGGGCGCCTGCATGTCTTTGATCTCCGTGCGAGTTTTCTACAAGAAGTGTTCTACAACCATTGCCAATTTTGCGGTTTTCCCTGAGACGGCAACAGGCGCGGAGGCCACGTCACTAGTCATTGCCCCTGGCACTTGTGTGGCTAATGCTCTGGAAGTATCAGTTCCTCTCAAGCTCTACTGCAATGGAGATGGAGAATGGATGGTTCCTGTAGGTTCCTGCACTTGTATGGCTGGGTTTGAGCCTGCACTTAAGGAAACACAATGTCAAG CTTGCAGCCCAGGCACCTTCAAGTCAAAGCAAGGTGAAGGTTTGTGCACCCCATGTCCGCCTAACAGTAGGACGAGTTCCGGAGCTGCCAGCATCTGCTCCTGCAGGAATGGGTACTATCGGGCGGACAACGATTCTCCCGACTCAGGATGCACAA CCGTGCCCTCAGCTCCTCACAACGTCATCTCCAGTGTAAACGAGACGTCATTGTTACTTGAGTGGAATGAACCACGTGACCAAGGTGGCAGAGATGACAttttctacaatgtcatctgtAAAAAGTGTCTGCCAGAGCGTGGAACCTGCACAAGGTGTGATGACAATGTGGACATCTCTCCACGCCACCTCGGCCTGACCGAGAGACATGTGACTGTCAGGAACCTTCAAGCTCACACTCAGTACAGCTTTGAGATTCAGGCTGTCAACGGAGTCTCCAACAAGAGTCCCTATGCACCCCATTTTGCATCTGTTAACATCACCACCAACCAGGCTG CTCCTTCCGCAGTTCCTACTGTTCACCTGATGGGGGCGTCAGCAAACACCATGAGTCTCTCCTGGCTTCCCCCTGAAAAACCAAATGGCATCATCTTGGATTACGAGATTAAATACCATGAGAAG GACCAGGGAGAAGCTATTGCCCACACCATGACAGCCCAGCGTAGCTCTGCACGCATTGAGGGTTTAAAACCTGGCACGTCATATGTGGTGCAGGTTCGAGCCCGAACGGTTGCAGGGTATGGCCGCTACAGCAGCCCTGCCGACTTTAGCACCAACCACCAGG CCGACTCAGACAAGAGTCTACAGGAGCAGTTGCCTCTCATTGTGGGCTCTCTCACGGCTGGGCTGGTCTtcatcattgttgttgttgtcattgcCATAGTCTGCCTCAG GAAGCAACGCAATGGCTCAGAATCAGAATACACAGAGAAACTGCAACAATACA AATCCCCTATAGTCACTCCGGGAATGAAGGTCTACATTGACCCCTTCACATACGAGGACCCTAATGAGGCCGTCCACGAGTTCGCCAAAGAGATTGACGTTTCCTGCGTGAAAATCGAGGAGGTCATCGGCGCAGGTAACCAACAACACAAGCTCCTGAGCAACAGGGGGAAGACAGCTAGGCACACCCAGGCCATACCTTTAGAGGACTTCACTCCAAGCG GAGAGTTTGGAGAGGTGTGCCGTGGGCGGCTCAAGCTCCCTGGACGGCGTGAGATCATTGTGGCCATCAAGACGTTGAAGGCAGGCTACACCGAACGCCAGAGGAGAGACTTCTTGAGCGAGGCCAGCATTATGGGCCAGTTTGATCATCCCAACATTATTCGTTTGGAAGGGGTGGTGACCAAGAGCCGGCCAGTTATGATTGTAACTGAGTTCATGGAGAACGGAGCGCTGGATTCCTTTCTCCGG CTAAATGACGGCCAGTTCACAGTCATCCAGCTGGTCGGTATGTTGAGAGGAATTGCAGCTGGCATGAAATATCTGTCCGACATGAACTATGTGCACCGTGACCTGGCTGCTCGTAACATCCTGGTCAACAGCAACCTGGTGTGTAAGGTGTCTGATTTTGGCCTTTCTCGCTTTTTGGAGGATGATCCAACAGACCCGACCTATACCAGCTCATTG GGAGGAAAGATCCCTATTCGCTGGACAGCCCCTGAAGCTATTGCTTACAGGAAATTCACTTCAGCCAGTGACGTTTGGAGCTATGGTATTGTCATGTGGGAGGTGATGTCATACGGCGAGCGCCCATACTGGGACATGAGCAACCAAGAC GTGATCAACGCAGTGGAGCAGGACTATCGGCTGCCTCCACCCATGGACTGCCCTACTGCCTTGCACCAACTCATGCTAGACTGTTGGGTGAAAGAAAGAAACTTGAGACCCAAGTTCTCACAGATCGTCAACACCCTCGACAAACTTATCCGAAATGCTGCCAGCCTTAAGGTGGTCACCAGCACACATTCTGG
- the LOC127438675 gene encoding ephrin type-B receptor 3-like isoform X6, which yields MTMDYFLVLCSFLLPLSSAVEETMMDTKWATTELAWTSHPETGWEEVSGYDDAMNPIRTYQVCNVRELNQNNWLRSDFIPRKDVLRVYVEMKFTVRDCNSIPNIPGSCKETFNLFYYESDSDSATATSPFWMENPYVKVDTIAPDESFSMLESGRVNTKIRSFGPLSKAGFYLAFQDLGACMSLISVRVFYKKCSTTIANFAVFPETATGAEATSLVIAPGTCVANALEVSVPLKLYCNGDGEWMVPVGSCTCMAGFEPALKETQCQACSPGTFKSKQGEGLCTPCPPNSRTSSGAASICSCRNGYYRADNDSPDSGCTTVPSAPHNVISSVNETSLLLEWNEPRDQGGRDDIFYNVICKKCLPERGTCTRCDDNVDISPRHLGLTERHVTVRNLQAHTQYSFEIQAVNGVSNKSPYAPHFASVNITTNQAAPSAVPTVHLMGASANTMSLSWLPPEKPNGIILDYEIKYHEKDQGEAIAHTMTAQRSSARIEGLKPGTSYVVQVRARTVAGYGRYSSPADFSTNHQADSDKSLQEQLPLIVGSLTAGLVFIIVVVVIAIVCLRKQRNGSESEYTEKLQQYITPGMKVYIDPFTYEDPNEAVHEFAKEIDVSCVKIEEVIGAGEFGEVCRGRLKLPGRREIIVAIKTLKAGYTERQRRDFLSEASIMGQFDHPNIIRLEGVVTKSRPVMIVTEFMENGALDSFLRLNDGQFTVIQLVGMLRGIAAGMKYLSDMNYVHRDLAARNILVNSNLVCKVSDFGLSRFLEDDPTDPTYTSSLGGKIPIRWTAPEAIAYRKFTSASDVWSYGIVMWEVMSYGERPYWDMSNQDVINAVEQDYRLPPPMDCPTALHQLMLDCWVKERNLRPKFSQIVNTLDKLIRNAASLKVVTSTHSGDLLRIGVTLAGHQKKILSSIQDMRLQMNQTLPVQV from the exons AAACAATGATGGACACCAAATGGGCCACAACTGAACTTGCATGGACTTCACATCCTGAAACTGGG TGGGAGGAAGTTAGTGGATACGATGATGCCATGAATCCTATCCGAACGTATCAAGTCTGCAACGTTCGTGAGCTTAACCAGAACAACTGGCTTCGTAGTGACTTCATCCCTCGCAAGGACGTTCTCCGTGTGTATGTGGAGATGAAATTTACTGTACGGGATTGCAACAGCATTCCCAACATTCCAGGATCTTGTAAAGAGACTTTCAACCTTTTCTACTACGAATCGGACTCAGATTCAGCAACAGCCACGAGTCCATTTTGGATGGAGAACCCTTATGTCAAAGTTGACACCATTGCTCCAGATGAGAGCTTCTCAATGTTGGAGTCCGGTCGTGTCAACACCAAGATTCGCAGCTTTGGTCCACTTTCCAAGGCTGGCTTCTACCTGGCCTTCCAAGACTTGGGCGCCTGCATGTCTTTGATCTCCGTGCGAGTTTTCTACAAGAAGTGTTCTACAACCATTGCCAATTTTGCGGTTTTCCCTGAGACGGCAACAGGCGCGGAGGCCACGTCACTAGTCATTGCCCCTGGCACTTGTGTGGCTAATGCTCTGGAAGTATCAGTTCCTCTCAAGCTCTACTGCAATGGAGATGGAGAATGGATGGTTCCTGTAGGTTCCTGCACTTGTATGGCTGGGTTTGAGCCTGCACTTAAGGAAACACAATGTCAAG CTTGCAGCCCAGGCACCTTCAAGTCAAAGCAAGGTGAAGGTTTGTGCACCCCATGTCCGCCTAACAGTAGGACGAGTTCCGGAGCTGCCAGCATCTGCTCCTGCAGGAATGGGTACTATCGGGCGGACAACGATTCTCCCGACTCAGGATGCACAA CCGTGCCCTCAGCTCCTCACAACGTCATCTCCAGTGTAAACGAGACGTCATTGTTACTTGAGTGGAATGAACCACGTGACCAAGGTGGCAGAGATGACAttttctacaatgtcatctgtAAAAAGTGTCTGCCAGAGCGTGGAACCTGCACAAGGTGTGATGACAATGTGGACATCTCTCCACGCCACCTCGGCCTGACCGAGAGACATGTGACTGTCAGGAACCTTCAAGCTCACACTCAGTACAGCTTTGAGATTCAGGCTGTCAACGGAGTCTCCAACAAGAGTCCCTATGCACCCCATTTTGCATCTGTTAACATCACCACCAACCAGGCTG CTCCTTCCGCAGTTCCTACTGTTCACCTGATGGGGGCGTCAGCAAACACCATGAGTCTCTCCTGGCTTCCCCCTGAAAAACCAAATGGCATCATCTTGGATTACGAGATTAAATACCATGAGAAG GACCAGGGAGAAGCTATTGCCCACACCATGACAGCCCAGCGTAGCTCTGCACGCATTGAGGGTTTAAAACCTGGCACGTCATATGTGGTGCAGGTTCGAGCCCGAACGGTTGCAGGGTATGGCCGCTACAGCAGCCCTGCCGACTTTAGCACCAACCACCAGG CCGACTCAGACAAGAGTCTACAGGAGCAGTTGCCTCTCATTGTGGGCTCTCTCACGGCTGGGCTGGTCTtcatcattgttgttgttgtcattgcCATAGTCTGCCTCAG GAAGCAACGCAATGGCTCAGAATCAGAATACACAGAGAAACTGCAACAATACA TCACTCCGGGAATGAAGGTCTACATTGACCCCTTCACATACGAGGACCCTAATGAGGCCGTCCACGAGTTCGCCAAAGAGATTGACGTTTCCTGCGTGAAAATCGAGGAGGTCATCGGCGCAG GAGAGTTTGGAGAGGTGTGCCGTGGGCGGCTCAAGCTCCCTGGACGGCGTGAGATCATTGTGGCCATCAAGACGTTGAAGGCAGGCTACACCGAACGCCAGAGGAGAGACTTCTTGAGCGAGGCCAGCATTATGGGCCAGTTTGATCATCCCAACATTATTCGTTTGGAAGGGGTGGTGACCAAGAGCCGGCCAGTTATGATTGTAACTGAGTTCATGGAGAACGGAGCGCTGGATTCCTTTCTCCGG CTAAATGACGGCCAGTTCACAGTCATCCAGCTGGTCGGTATGTTGAGAGGAATTGCAGCTGGCATGAAATATCTGTCCGACATGAACTATGTGCACCGTGACCTGGCTGCTCGTAACATCCTGGTCAACAGCAACCTGGTGTGTAAGGTGTCTGATTTTGGCCTTTCTCGCTTTTTGGAGGATGATCCAACAGACCCGACCTATACCAGCTCATTG GGAGGAAAGATCCCTATTCGCTGGACAGCCCCTGAAGCTATTGCTTACAGGAAATTCACTTCAGCCAGTGACGTTTGGAGCTATGGTATTGTCATGTGGGAGGTGATGTCATACGGCGAGCGCCCATACTGGGACATGAGCAACCAAGAC GTGATCAACGCAGTGGAGCAGGACTATCGGCTGCCTCCACCCATGGACTGCCCTACTGCCTTGCACCAACTCATGCTAGACTGTTGGGTGAAAGAAAGAAACTTGAGACCCAAGTTCTCACAGATCGTCAACACCCTCGACAAACTTATCCGAAATGCTGCCAGCCTTAAGGTGGTCACCAGCACACATTCTGG